A window of Zalophus californianus isolate mZalCal1 chromosome 12, mZalCal1.pri.v2, whole genome shotgun sequence genomic DNA:
CCCAGATGATCTTACCAGATTTTCCCTAAAAGCCCAAGATCAGCGAACGATTGACCAAagatttctatttcctcttctcttcccaggTCAATGGGATGCCACTTATGGAAATCCAAATCCTCCAGGAGAAACTACTGCACAAAACACAACAGGAACCTCAGAGTCAAGATCCTTGAGAATATCTGTTATACAACTTTCCCTACCCAGTTTAGCAAAGCACCTGTTTCGAGCAACAATACACAAAAGGCCACCCCCAAGACCCCTGTGTGCATCTGACTCAGTACAGAATAGGGGTCTGGATATGGGTGGAGACCAAGGACCCAGGCCACTCCAAGTTCTATCCAGAAGAGGCGAGACCAAATGGTAACCAATTCTTGCATTGATCTTCCCCCATCCCCGCCAGGACTACTAGAATTCTTCCAGTAATCCTATGAGGAGCCATTTTGCCCTGAAGGATTCAGAATCCAGAAATGATTAGATGTCTTTTGGTTTGGAAAGAATGAAGGATTATGGGTCCTATGGGCATAGGGTAATGGTTATGACACACCTTATACCTGGATAGCCTGAAATTTACCAACCATCTCACCTTTGATCTTGTCATTTGGGCAAGACAGGTACTTTCCCCAACACTGCCCACTTTTTACAGGGAGCTGAAGTGACGGTCCCATGACTGGGAGCTCTGACTCAATTCTTCGATTAGAATGCACTGTAACGTCCACTACTCTTTCCATCAAAACAGAGCTTCCACAATGACCATCATTCTCGTACTGTCTTTATAACTTTGGCCTTCATCTAACTACTATTTGCTCTATCAGTGTCTTTACTGACATAGACTCTTAAGTACTTTTATTTAGAAAGGAGTATTttaaaggtgcctgggtggctcattcagttaagcatctgcctttggctcaggtcatgatcccagggtcctgggatcgagtcccacatcgggggggggggggtctctgctcagcagggagcctgtttctccctctccctctggtgctctccctgcttggggtctctctctctgtgtcaaataaatcaataaaatcttttaaaataaaaaaaggaatattttaatcaCTATCATAAAATGGAAGATGAGAATCACTTGCCATAAATAGAAAGtggccttaaaaataaatacaatgaaaacaaagTGATGTTATCAAATCCTAGTTAGattccctcccctgcccaagGCTCAGAACCTGAggttccctttccctctgttacAAAAAAAGTTAACAACTGTTACAGAAGCACTAAACACTAGGACCAAAATGAAAGCTTTCTCTTCAATGTAATCAGAATTGAAAGGGAGTCAAAAGGGgaataattttctcatttctgactaaatattatttaaagcaGTGTCTACATGCCTCCTAAAGTGTTCTCAAATACCAACACTGTTGCCTGACCCCCAATTTGGGGAAATTGCACCATACTATAATGCGTGCCTGGTTTTTAATCtgttaagaaaagaaactaaaaccaCAACATGAGAGAGATTCCATTTGCATAGAGGGAAATGACCTCAGGTTTTTGTAAGTATGTTTCTCCTCAAGAGATAGAAAAGAATTctgtaaaaattttaatctaGTAAGGAAAGCCTGAGAACACTAGAGACCAGGGCATCTCTTTCCTAGAGAATGTTAAGAATAGGCCAAAGATATGGAGAGGAATACACTACACTCTTCAGAGAGATAGGACCTTGGGGGTCATTTAATGCAGAATCTCTTCTTCAGCATCCCATAAATGCATATACAAACTTAGATGCACAATCATGCATgtgcacagatacacacacacacacacacacacacacacacacacacacacaccacatagtCTGTTACCCATATTCCCCACAAGTGGCCATCCATCCTCCACTTGAATGTGCTTGGCCATGGGGCCTCAGCTGGCAGCTCCCTCCATTGCTGACCTCAGTCCTACTGCTGAGTGAATGGCTTGTTCTCAGACTGTACCATGCAGATTGTCATCCCCCAAAACCTCACCCATTTCCCTGGGCAGTCTGTcaccaggggcaggggcagagtgTGCTCCATGACCCTTGGGATTTCATTCGAGAGCTGTGCTGGTCCATAGAACTTTCTGTgctgatggaaatattctataatgTTTACGGTCTGATACAGAGCCAGGGGACACCTGTGACTATTGGGCCTTTGATATGTGACTAGTGTGAATGAGGAGCTGAATTgctcattttacttaattttagttACATTTATATAGCTACATGTGATTGGTGGCTAGTTGCTGAAGAGCACAGCACTAGAGTATTTGATGATGAGATAACTTCTGGAGGAGTACCCCTCCCAGATGGGAGAAAACAGACTTGCCCCCACTCCTTTTATCCTGCTTTGCACCATCATCATTCCATCCCCAGCtcttcaaaggggaaaaaattggaTGGGATGAGCCCATCCCTCATTCAAGGTACCCTTTTCTTCACCCCCCTTTCCCCATATTCCTCTCTTTCCCTACATGCTAAGGCTACCCAGGAGGAACCTAGAGATTTATCTGCAGGGAGACAAAATTGAGAAGATTTGGAACTTACTGCCAAGAAGAAGCAAGCAAACCTGCCCCCCGATCATGTATAAAGGGACAAGCAGAGTATGAATAATGGCCTTTCCGCTCTGCTGCTTTGCCAAAAATAATATGCAATTAaggaagaaatgtgtattttcttagATTAAGGAATTATTGTAAATGTTCTTAGATGTTGTAACTATGTAAGAAAAGTTCCTTATTTTAGATCCCCCAAATAAGGGGCGACATCCCATGATGTACCATCAGTGtatgggtgtgtgggtgggtgcaCCTGTGGGTGTATGAGCATCCAAACAttaatatagatacatatatacaagCATACATATGTAGATATATACACAGATAGATAAATATATGGATTAGACAGATTAAATAGTTACATAGACCTACAGATACACTAAATAGCTGAGACCTagctacatacatacatacatagttacatatataaatagatcATATAGACTAATACATGGATTAGATGGATTGGAAGATAGGGAGATAGATAGGAAGATaaagatgataggtagatagatggacATATAGATAGAGATAGAACAAACTTTATCGTTGTTAAATATAGGGGTGGAGGTATGAATGTTTATGGGAAAAACACCAACAGGAActactgctatttaaaaaatgtttttattcctgCCAACTAGAAGCCATTTAAGGCCAGTGTGAGTAGTGCGTGGCCCCGGCCTCTCCAGCCCCTCCAAAGAAGTGCACATCGGAGGTgcagcagggcagggccaggccaggTCCACGGGTGAGGAAGAATCCCAGGAAGGAGCGGGCAGCAATAATGTGCTTGGGCAGGATGATATTAACTCCTCCCGACCCCATCCCCTTTCCACTCTGGCCCTCCGCCCTCATTCCAGGCcttgcaggggtggggagcagggccagAGCAAGGCCTCAGGGGTACCAAGACTGGCAATGGAGGCAATGGAAGGAAGGGCAAGGGTGGCAGAGCAGGACTGAATCCAGGAGACAGGTAGCCTGTGGGGACAAAGAGAGGGTGAGTTTGGGTTTGTTGCTGTGATCCCACCCCTCAAAGTCactggagggaagagggacagacatcatatatatatatgatggataTATATACTCAAATCCCAATCCCATCCCCTTTTCCTGCTAAGGCTGTCTGTGGTACTATAGACTCCGGGGGTGCTAGTCTAGAAAGATGTGTCAAGATTCCTTGATGATCCCGACTGAAGATCCGCACCCTCTTGGGGGTCAAGGAGTAAGCCCTCCCCACGCCGTGCATGAGTGAGACTGGGCCTGTGGATTCTTACCCCAGCAGGGCTTGAGAGAGGCTTGGGGTGGGGTGTCACTGAGACACCTGTCTGGTGCTGTCCCCCAGCACAGCTGATAGCAGGAGGGACCCAAGGATTCGAGGGCAGGCAGGACTGCTGTGGGCACACAGCAAGGTAACTGCTAGAAAAAGcaagaggaccccccccccctgCTGTCAGCGATGGCTCCTGTTCAGCAGACCTGGGGCTCTAAGGCTGCCCCCTGCCTCCGGCTGTATCCTGTACAACTCCAGAAGGCACCATTCACACGGTAGACTATGAGGATGGTGCTTTCTGAAATGTGCAGTGTAGGAACCTGGAGCAGTCAGGAATTCTAGCTCAGACCTCAAactgggaatgggagaagcagtgAGCTCTTGTCTTCCCAGTTTACAGACTCCCCTCTCTTCCTGATACCTGTGCAGAAGTGGTCCCTGGGGAGGCACTCGGTAGAGTCAGATCCTGGGAAGCACCTACAAGGTGAGAGCAGATCCACTCAGAAGGAATGCATctagggagtggggaggagtggggaggagtggggaggttCTAGGAAAGGCAGCAACTTCTGGCAGGGATGGGAAAAGATGGATGCTACCACCCTAAACAGCCTCCTCCTCAAGGCAGAGCCTTGGGAGACTGGGGAAGAAAGATTAAATCTCAGGGATGGTAAACTGGGGACCATGCAGACCTGAAGAACAGAGACTCTGAATGCCGAGTATctaacacagggcctggcacatggaagATGCCGAGTAAATGTgtagtggatggatggatggttggatggatggatggatggatggatagatgggtgggtggatagatggataggtgagtggatggatggatggatggatggatggatggatggatggatggatggatgcaatGCACGCGTGGATGCATGGAAGAATGGGTGGGTAGGTGAGTGGATGGATAGAAGCATGGATGTGCAGAGAAATCACCTGGAATCTGCATTTCCCACTTGAACTTCTCTTGTCGGCGCCATTTGGCTCTTCGGTTGGAAAACCAGACCTGAGGGAGGGCAGAAACAGCATAGCTGGCTGTGTTCTCCACTTCCCGGCACCTACTGCTCTCACCACACGTTCCTGGTCTGGACCCAGACTTCCTCAGACTTGacgccctccctccctgctttggCCTTTGTTCTCTGTCCCCTTCTTCACCTCAAAAGTttagggtggggaagagaggagagcaaTCAGCTGAAGGAGAACAAGGAGGGTCTTATGTCTGATTTCTGCTACAAACAAATCTGTTTCCACCTTCtcgcccccttccccacctcaccaGAACCCAAAGCCTTCTCAGCACAGACTCTTTCTTCCTGTAGTCTCTGCACACTGTGGGGCAGAGCTCACTCACCCTCACTGTGTCTTCAGGCAGTGAGGTGGCGGCAGCCAGCCTTCCCCGGGCCGCTGAATCAGGATACTGCCCACGCTGGAACTCTGCCGAGATCGAGGCTCGCATAGTAAGGGCATGTGGAGAGAAGCAAGGCCTGGGTCTCCCCCTCAGGCTCCACTTCCACCTGTTACAACCTTAAACTACCCTCCTCCCCAAGGCAGGGCCACCCACAGCCTCCACCTCTCAACTGCGGCATTGCCTCCATGTGTCACACCAAGCACCCTCGAGCCCTCtgtctgccccagccctggcaccTTTCTCCAGCGCCTCGGCTTGGCCCGGGGAGAAGATAGTCCGATTCCGGTGGCCAGTCCCTGGGTGGGGACCCCGGGGAGCCTCAGAGCCACTATGGGGAGGGTGAGGGACTGGAGCCAAAACAGCTGTAAAGGGGGACAAATGCTTGTGGTGGTTTGTGATAGTGATTCTTCTCCTCAGATGGGGTTCCCCAAGACCCCGGGGCTATGGACAAGGGATGGCATGGGTACAAGAGCAGAGCTGTGCTGGTAGGACATTCACAGCTCCTTGGAGGTTACTTCAGGGACACTGAGTGAGAGGCACAGCCAATGCCATGGTTGGGTGCATGCTTAGTGTTTGGGGAAACAGCCGCAAGGTTGGTCCAGGTTTGCACGATCCCACAGAACATGAAGAGTGTTCTGAGAAGCTGTGCACGAGGAAGAGGGAGGGTGCAGAAGGTCCAGTCCTTCCTCCTCCTTGGCAGATCCTGTGAACCTGAGGACCAAGGGACGTGAGTTCCATTCCAAGACCTGCCAACAGCTAGCTGGcaaccttgggtaagtcacttcccttctctgagcttcgATTTTCTTCTGCCAGGAGAGAACAATACTCCCTTCCAGGCCCTCCTTATTGTCTTTCTGTGAGGGTGATCCAAGAAAGAACAAGGGGCTTTGCAAACTGTAAAATGCTGACGTTTGCTCTGAGCGTCCCTGGGGGCAGCTCCAAGACCCACCTGGAGACCTGAGCTGTGCCCAGGGCAGTCTCTGGTCCTCCTGGAGCGCCCGCAGGATGCGGTTGATGGAGGAGACCTGGGGGAGTCAGGGTGTTGAGTGGGGAGATGGTGTGCAGACCCAGGGTCACATCCTGAATCCTTACAATATCCCTACAAtatcctttctttcctctgtctggaCCCCCACATCATTCCCAGGGCAGGCTTTTCTCTTCCCaagctttctccttctctcttgtcCCACGACCCCACTTTTCAGAAGAGAGCCCCTCggcccagcctccccagcctgggATGGCCCCACTGTCAAGTAAGAGGGGGTCTTCTCCCCAGACAGCTGGTTTGCCAGCCCCGCAGGGAGGGGAGAGCACTTACACTGGGAGTCTTGTCCTGCGTGCAGAACCCTTCGGCACAGAGCTGGTGTTGGATCTCCCAGGCAAAGAGGGCTGGGCACTCACCCTTCAGCTGGGCAATTCGAGCGACCACAGGGGGTGTGGCCAGACGTGGCTTGCTTCCCCCAATCCCCTTGGGCTCCAAGACACCTGTGCGGTAGTAACGTGCTAGGATCTTGCTCACACAGCCATTAGATACCTGGGTCAGGTGAGAAGCAGGGACAGATGATGGCATGATTGGCAGAGGGTGAGTGTCCCTAGGGCAGAAGGAGGCTACAAG
This region includes:
- the PAX4 gene encoding paired box protein Pax-4; translated protein: MRPCDISRSLKVSNGCVSKILARYYRTGVLEPKGIGGSKPRLATPPVVARIAQLKGECPALFAWEIQHQLCAEGFCTQDKTPSVSSINRILRALQEDQRLPWAQLRSPAVLAPVPHPPHSGSEAPRGPHPGTGHRNRTIFSPGQAEALEKEFQRGQYPDSAARGRLAAATSLPEDTVRVWFSNRRAKWRRQEKFKWEMQIPGASQDLTLPSASPGTTSAQQLPCCVPTAVLPALESLGPSCYQLCWGTAPDRCLSDTPPQASLKPCWGKNPQATCLLDSVLLCHPCPSFHCLHCQSWYP